The Elgaria multicarinata webbii isolate HBS135686 ecotype San Diego chromosome 1, rElgMul1.1.pri, whole genome shotgun sequence genome has a window encoding:
- the BET1 gene encoding BET1 homolog codes for MRRAGLGEGAAGGNYGYTNSGYSVYEEENEKLTESLRSKVTAIKSLSIEIGTEVKQQNKMLNEMDNDFDSTGGFLGATMGRLKTLSRGSQTKLLCYMMLFSLFVFFVIYWIIKLR; via the exons GTGAAGGAGCTGCGGGCGGCAATTATGGCTATACCAATAGTGGGTATAGCGTATATGAGGAAGAAAATGAAAAGTTAACTGAAAGTTTGCGGTCGAAAGTCACTGCCATTAAATCA CTTTCCATTGAAATTGGGACAGAAGTTAAGCAGCAAAATAAGATGTTAAATGAAATG GACAATGATTTCGATTCAACGGGTGGATTTCTTGGTGCAACAATGGGTAGACTGAAAACCCTCTCCAGAGGAAGCCAAACAAAACTCTTGTGCTACATGATGCTGTTCTCACTGTTTGTCTTTTTTGTAATTTACTGGATTATTAAATTGAGGTGA